The following proteins are encoded in a genomic region of Streptococcus gwangjuense:
- a CDS encoding ABC transporter permease: MKDWFLKRKQAFRKECLGYLRYVLNDHFVLFLLVLLGFLAYQYSQLLQHFPENHWLILLFVGITSVLLLLWGGIATYMEAPDKLFLLVGEEEIKLHLKRQTGISLVFWLFVQTLFLLLFAPLFLAMGYGLPVFLVYVLLLGVGKYFLFRQKASKFFTETGLDWDYVISQESKRKQVLLRFFALFTQVKGISNSVKRRAYLDFILKAVQKVPGKIWQNLYLRSYLRNGDLFALSLRLLLLSILAQVFIEQSWIATAVVVLFNYLLLFQLLALYHAFDYQYLTQLFPLDKGQKEKGLQAVVRGLTSFVLVVELVVGLITFQEKLALLALLGAGLVLLVLYLPYQVKRQMQD, encoded by the coding sequence ATGAAAGACTGGTTTTTAAAGAGAAAGCAGGCTTTTCGTAAGGAGTGTCTTGGTTATCTGCGCTATGTTCTCAATGACCACTTTGTCTTGTTCCTGCTTGTTCTGCTGGGATTTTTAGCCTACCAGTACAGTCAACTCTTGCAACATTTTCCTGAAAATCATTGGCTGATCCTTTTGTTTGTAGGAATTACGTCTGTTTTACTGTTGCTTTGGGGTGGAATTGCCACCTATATGGAGGCTCCAGACAAGCTCTTTCTCTTAGTCGGAGAAGAGGAAATCAAACTCCATCTTAAGCGTCAAACTGGCATTTCCCTAGTCTTTTGGCTCTTTGTCCAGACTCTTTTCTTGCTGTTATTTGCGCCCTTATTTTTAGCCATGGGCTATGGCTTGCCTGTTTTTCTGGTCTATGTGCTTTTATTGGGGGTAGGAAAATATTTCCTCTTTCGTCAAAAGGCTAGTAAATTTTTCACGGAAACTGGTCTCGACTGGGACTATGTTATTTCTCAAGAAAGCAAGCGCAAGCAAGTCTTGCTTCGTTTCTTTGCCCTCTTTACCCAGGTCAAGGGGATTTCAAACAGCGTCAAGCGTCGTGCCTATCTGGACTTTATCCTAAAGGCTGTTCAGAAGGTGCCTGGGAAGATTTGGCAAAATCTCTATCTGCGTTCTTATCTGCGAAATGGAGATCTCTTTGCCCTCAGTCTCCGTCTTCTCTTGCTTTCCATACTGGCGCAGGTCTTTATCGAGCAATCTTGGATTGCGACAGCGGTGGTAGTCTTGTTTAACTATCTCTTGCTCTTCCAGTTGTTGGCTCTCTATCACGCCTTTGACTACCAGTATTTGACCCAACTCTTTCCACTGGACAAGGGGCAAAAGGAAAAAGGCTTGCAGGCAGTGGTCCGAGGATTGACCAGTTTTGTCTTAGTAGTGGAATTAGTTGTTGGGTTGATTACCTTCCAAGAAAAACTAGCCCTTCTAGCCTTGCTGGGTGCAGGTTTGGTTTTACTAGTCTTGTATTTGCCTTATCAGGTCAAACGTCAGATGCAGGACTAA
- a CDS encoding LytTR family DNA-binding domain-containing protein codes for MKHMIIQTQKTVYKVNVDDIYYIQTHPTKAHTVQIVTEEASFNMVQNLSDLENQYGETLMRCHRNCLVNLDKVKSIDFQERILFLGEEGQYAVKYARRRYREIRQKWLKQGE; via the coding sequence ATGAAACATATGATTATTCAGACACAGAAGACAGTCTATAAAGTAAACGTCGACGATATCTACTATATCCAAACACATCCAACTAAAGCCCATACTGTACAGATTGTTACAGAAGAGGCTAGTTTTAATATGGTTCAAAACTTAAGTGATCTTGAGAACCAATATGGGGAAACCTTGATGAGATGTCATCGAAATTGTTTGGTCAATCTTGATAAAGTAAAATCGATTGATTTTCAAGAAAGAATCCTTTTTCTTGGAGAAGAAGGTCAATACGCTGTCAAGTATGCCAGACGTCGCTATAGAGAAATTCGCCAAAAATGGTTGAAACAAGGAGAGTAA
- the blpC gene encoding quorum-sensing system pheromone BlpC — translation MDKNQNLTSFQELTTTELNQITGGGWWEDLLYRFNLIEQNNTKGFNQPIQL, via the coding sequence ATGGATAAGAATCAAAACCTAACTTCATTTCAAGAACTAACAACTACTGAACTCAATCAAATTACAGGTGGAGGATGGTGGGAAGATTTATTATATAGATTTAATCTAATTGAACAAAACAATACAAAAGGATTTAATCAACCAATACAACTATAA
- the dnaJ gene encoding molecular chaperone DnaJ, giving the protein MNNTEFYDRLGVSKNASADEIKKAYRKLSKKYHPDINKEPGAEEKYKEVQEAYETLSDDQKRAAYDQYGATGANGGFGGAGGFGGFDGAGGFGGFEDIFSSFFGGGGASRNPNAPRQGDDLQYRVNLTFEEAIFGAEKEVKYNREASCSTCNGSGAKPGTSPVTCGRCHGAGVINVDTQTPLGMMRRQVTCDVCHGRGKEIKDPCTTCHGTGHEKQAHSVHVKIPAGVETGQQIRLAGQGEAGFNGGPYGDLYVVVSVEASDKFEREGTTIFYNLNLNFVQAALGDTVDIPTVHGDVELVIPEGTQTGKKFRLRGKGAPSLRGGAVGDQYVTVNVVTPTGLNERQKAALKEFAAAGDLKVNPKKKGFFDHIKDAFEGE; this is encoded by the coding sequence ATGAACAATACTGAATTTTATGATCGTCTGGGGGTGTCAAAAAACGCTTCGGCAGACGAAATCAAAAAGGCTTATCGTAAGCTTTCGAAAAAATATCACCCAGATATCAACAAGGAGCCTGGTGCTGAGGAAAAGTACAAGGAAGTTCAGGAAGCCTATGAGACTTTGAGTGACGACCAAAAACGGGCTGCCTATGACCAATATGGTGCGACTGGAGCCAACGGTGGCTTTGGTGGTGCTGGTGGTTTCGGCGGTTTCGATGGGGCAGGAGGCTTCGGTGGTTTTGAGGACATCTTCTCAAGTTTCTTCGGCGGAGGCGGTGCTTCGCGCAATCCAAACGCTCCTCGCCAAGGGGATGACCTCCAGTATCGTGTAAATTTAACCTTTGAAGAAGCTATTTTTGGAGCTGAAAAAGAGGTTAAGTACAATCGTGAAGCAAGCTGTAGTACATGTAATGGTTCAGGTGCTAAGCCAGGAACAAGTCCAGTCACTTGTGGACGCTGTCATGGCGCTGGTGTCATTAACGTCGATACGCAGACTCCGCTTGGTATGATGCGTCGCCAAGTAACCTGTGATGTCTGTCATGGTCGCGGAAAAGAAATCAAAGATCCATGTACAACTTGTCACGGAACAGGTCATGAAAAACAAGCCCATAGTGTACATGTAAAAATCCCTGCTGGTGTGGAAACCGGTCAACAAATTCGCCTAGCAGGCCAAGGTGAAGCAGGCTTTAACGGTGGACCTTATGGTGACTTGTATGTAGTGGTTTCTGTGGAAGCCAGCGACAAGTTTGAACGTGAAGGAACTACTATTTTCTACAATCTCAATCTCAACTTTGTCCAAGCGGCTCTTGGTGATACAGTAGATATCCCAACTGTTCATGGTGATGTTGAATTGGTTATTCCAGAGGGAACTCAGACTGGTAAGAAATTCCGCCTACGTGGCAAAGGAGCTCCGAGCCTTCGTGGTGGTGCAGTTGGTGACCAATACGTTACCGTTAATGTCGTAACACCGACAGGCTTGAACGAACGCCAAAAAGCAGCCTTGAAAGAATTCGCAGCTGCGGGTGATTTAAAAGTCAATCCAAAGAAAAAAGGCTTTTTTGACCATATTAAAGATGCCTTTGAAGGAGAATAA
- a CDS encoding bacteriocin class II family protein — MNTKMMEQFEIMDTDMLTCVEGGDNSYGFWYRVGSLVRDGFDLYVENQRRLHAMCPLCI; from the coding sequence ATGAATACAAAAATGATGGAACAATTTGAGATTATGGATACTGATATGCTTACTTGCGTTGAAGGTGGCGATAATTCATACGGATTCTGGTATAGAGTAGGTAGTTTAGTAAGAGATGGATTTGATTTGTATGTTGAAAATCAAAGAAGATTGCATGCGATGTGCCCACTGTGTATCTAA
- a CDS encoding bacteriocin secretion accessory protein: MNPNLFRSVEFYQRRYHNYATVLIIPLSLLFTFILIFSLVATKEITVTSQGEIAPTSVIASIQSTSDNPILANHLVANQVVEKGDLLIKYSETMEESQKTALETQVQRLEKQKEGLGILKQSLEKATDLFSGEDEFGYHNTFMNFTKQSHDIELGITKTNTEVSNQANLANSSSSAIEQEITKVQQQIGEYQELRDAIINNRARLPTGNPHQSILNRYLVASQGQTQGTAEEPFLSQINQSIAGLESSMASLKIQQAGIGSVATYDNSLATKIEVLRTQFLQTASQQQLTVENQLTELKVQLDQATQRLENNTLTAPSKGIIHLNSEFEGKNRIPTGTEIAQIFPIITDTREVLITYYVSSDYLPLLDKGQTVRLKLEKIGNHGITIIGQLQTIDQTPTRTEQGNLFKLSALAKLSDEDSKLIQYGLQGRVTSVTAKKTYFDYFKDKMLTHSD; encoded by the coding sequence ATGAATCCTAATCTTTTTAGAAGCGTTGAGTTTTATCAGAGACGTTACCATAACTATGCGACAGTGTTAATTATACCTCTTTCATTACTATTTACTTTCATCTTGATTTTCTCCCTTGTTGCTACAAAAGAAATTACTGTCACTTCCCAAGGAGAAATCGCCCCTACAAGTGTCATTGCATCTATTCAGTCAACAAGTGATAATCCTATCCTAGCTAATCATTTAGTGGCAAATCAAGTAGTTGAAAAAGGGGATTTACTCATCAAATACTCTGAAACAATGGAAGAAAGTCAGAAAACTGCCTTAGAAACTCAAGTACAAAGACTTGAGAAGCAAAAAGAAGGACTTGGAATTTTGAAACAAAGCTTAGAAAAAGCGACTGATCTTTTTTCTGGCGAGGATGAGTTTGGCTACCATAATACCTTTATGAATTTTACTAAACAATCCCATGATATTGAACTGGGTATCACAAAGACTAACACCGAAGTTTCAAATCAAGCTAATCTTGCCAATAGCAGTTCATCAGCCATCGAACAAGAAATTACAAAAGTTCAACAACAAATTGGAGAATATCAAGAGCTGAGAGATGCTATCATAAATAACAGAGCACGCTTACCAACTGGCAATCCACACCAGTCAATTTTGAATCGTTATCTTGTAGCCTCACAAGGACAAACACAAGGAACTGCAGAGGAGCCATTTTTATCTCAAATTAATCAAAGTATTGCAGGTCTTGAATCATCTATGGCAAGCCTCAAAATTCAGCAAGCTGGTATCGGAAGTGTAGCAACTTATGATAATAGTTTAGCAACCAAAATTGAAGTACTCCGCACTCAGTTTTTACAGACAGCTTCTCAGCAACAACTAACCGTGGAGAATCAATTAACAGAATTAAAAGTACAACTAGATCAAGCGACACAGCGTTTGGAAAACAATACCTTAACCGCTCCAAGTAAAGGTATCATTCACTTAAACAGTGAATTTGAAGGTAAAAATAGAATTCCAACTGGTACAGAAATTGCTCAAATATTCCCTATCATCACAGATACAAGAGAAGTACTAATCACTTACTACGTTTCTTCTGACTATCTACCTCTACTAGATAAAGGACAAACTGTAAGATTAAAACTGGAGAAGATTGGAAATCACGGCATTACCATCATCGGCCAACTTCAGACAATTGATCAAACTCCTACCAGAACAGAGCAAGGAAATCTCTTTAAACTAAGCGCTCTTGCAAAACTATCTGATGAGGATAGTAAACTCATCCAATACGGCTTACAAGGTCGCGTCACTAGTGTAACTGCAAAGAAAACATATTTTGATTATTTTAAAGATAAAATGTTAACACATTCTGATTAA
- a CDS encoding response regulator transcription factor, with translation MRIFVLEDDFSQQTRIETTIEKLLKEHHITPSSFEVFGKPDQLLAEVHEKGAHQLFFLDIEIRNEEMKGLEVARKIRDRDPYALIVFVTTHSEFMPLSFRYQVSALDYIDKALSAEEFESRIETALLYANSQDSKSLAEDCFYFKSKFAQFQYPFKEVYYLETSPRAHRVILYTKTDRLEFTASLEEVLKQEPRLLQCHRSFLINPANVVHLDKKEKLLFFPNGRSCLIARYKVREVSEAINNLH, from the coding sequence ATGAGAATATTTGTTTTAGAAGATGATTTTTCCCAACAGACTAGGATTGAAACGACGATTGAGAAACTCTTGAAAGAACATCATATCACTCCCAGTTCTTTTGAAGTCTTTGGTAAGCCAGACCAGCTACTGGCAGAGGTGCATGAGAAGGGTGCACATCAGCTGTTCTTTTTGGACATTGAGATTCGAAATGAAGAGATGAAGGGGCTGGAAGTAGCTAGAAAAATTCGGGATCGAGATCCTTATGCCCTGATTGTCTTTGTGACGACTCACTCGGAGTTTATGCCCCTGTCCTTTCGTTACCAAGTGTCTGCTTTGGACTACATTGATAAGGCCCTTTCGGCAGAGGAATTTGAATCTCGGATTGAGACAGCCCTCCTTTATGCCAATAGTCAAGACAGTAAAAGTCTGGCGGAAGATTGTTTTTACTTTAAATCAAAATTTGCTCAATTTCAGTATCCTTTTAAAGAGGTTTACTATCTCGAAACGTCGCCCAGAGCCCATCGTGTCATTCTCTATACTAAGACGGATAGGCTGGAGTTTACAGCGAGTCTAGAGGAGGTTCTCAAGCAGGAACCCCGTCTCTTGCAGTGTCACCGCTCTTTTCTCATCAATCCTGCAAATGTGGTGCATTTAGATAAGAAAGAAAAACTGCTTTTCTTTCCCAATGGGAGAAGCTGTCTAATCGCGCGTTACAAGGTCAGGGAAGTGTCTGAAGCTATCAATAACTTACACTGA
- a CDS encoding ABC transporter ATP-binding protein, protein MLEIKNLTGGYVHVPVLKDVSFTVESGQLVGLIGLNGAGKSTTINEIIGLLTPYSGSININGLTLQEDATNYRKQIGYIPETPSLYEELTLREHIETVAMAYGIEQKVAFDRVEPLLKMFRLDQKLDWFPVHFSKGMKQKVMIICAFVVDPSLFIVDEPFLGLDPLAIADLIQLLEVEKQKGKSILMSTHVLDSAEKMCDAFVILHKGEVRAKGNLLQLRESFDMPEASLNDIYLALTKEEEL, encoded by the coding sequence ATGTTAGAAATTAAAAACCTGACAGGTGGCTATGTCCATGTCCCTGTCTTGAAAGATGTGTCCTTTACCGTTGAAAGTGGGCAGTTGGTCGGTTTGATTGGTCTCAATGGTGCTGGAAAATCAACGACAATCAATGAGATTATCGGTCTGTTGACACCTTATAGTGGCTCCATCAATATTAATGGCCTGACCCTGCAAGAAGATGCAACGAACTATCGCAAGCAAATTGGCTACATTCCTGAGACACCTAGTCTGTATGAGGAATTGACCCTCAGAGAGCATATCGAAACGGTTGCCATGGCTTATGGTATTGAGCAGAAAGTGGCTTTTGATCGAGTGGAGCCTTTGCTAAAAATGTTCCGTTTGGACCAGAAATTAGACTGGTTTCCTGTTCATTTTTCAAAAGGGATGAAGCAGAAGGTCATGATTATCTGTGCTTTTGTGGTGGATCCAAGTCTTTTCATCGTGGATGAGCCTTTCCTTGGTCTTGATCCGTTGGCTATTGCAGACTTGATTCAGCTTTTGGAAGTGGAAAAGCAAAAGGGTAAGTCCATTCTCATGAGTACCCACGTGCTGGATTCGGCGGAGAAGATGTGTGATGCCTTTGTCATTCTTCACAAGGGAGAGGTGCGTGCTAAGGGAAATCTCCTGCAACTGCGCGAATCCTTTGACATGCCTGAGGCTAGTTTGAATGATATTTACTTGGCTCTGACCAAAGAGGAGGAGCTATGA
- a CDS encoding sensor histidine kinase — protein sequence MNIVWILLHTLVTNGLKIVIFFKVDGISLTFDRIFKAFLLKFLLAAIFTTFKFLVLTDYLSYLIEPLFGIGLSFLLLRGLPKKLIFFYGLFPMILVNLFYRGVSYFVLPFLGQEIVDKDSNPIFLLMMIFVCFIVLVFLKWLDYDFTNLRKEFLDKGFQKSLIKINWAMGAYYLVMQSLSYLEYEQGIQSTTVRQLILVFYLLFFMGVIKNLDTYLKEKLQKKLNQEQTLRYRDMERYNLHIEELYKEVRSFRHDYTNLLTSLRLVIEEEDMEQIKEVYDSVLKDSSQKLQDNKYDLGRLVNIRDKALKSLLAGKFLKAREKDIVFNVEVPEEIQVEGMSLLDFLTIVSILCDNAIEASAEATQPHVSIAFLKNGTQETFIIENSIKEEVIDLSEIFSFGASSKGEERGVGLYTVIKIVESHPNTSLNTTCQNQVFRQVLTVIPTE from the coding sequence ATGAACATTGTTTGGATATTATTGCATACACTTGTTACTAATGGACTAAAAATTGTCATATTCTTTAAAGTAGATGGAATTAGTCTCACTTTCGATAGAATTTTTAAGGCCTTTCTTTTAAAATTTCTTCTGGCAGCAATTTTTACAACTTTTAAATTTTTAGTCCTGACTGACTATCTCTCATACTTAATAGAACCTTTGTTCGGTATAGGCTTGTCTTTCTTACTGTTAAGAGGGCTTCCTAAAAAACTCATTTTCTTTTATGGTCTCTTTCCAATGATATTGGTGAATCTCTTTTATAGAGGAGTCTCCTATTTTGTACTTCCATTTTTGGGACAAGAAATTGTAGATAAAGATAGCAATCCTATCTTTTTATTGATGATGATATTCGTTTGCTTCATAGTTTTAGTCTTTTTGAAATGGTTAGACTATGATTTCACTAATTTGAGAAAGGAGTTTCTCGATAAAGGTTTTCAAAAGTCTCTTATTAAGATTAATTGGGCAATGGGGGCTTATTATCTAGTGATGCAAAGTCTATCTTACCTTGAATATGAACAAGGTATTCAATCAACTACTGTTCGCCAACTCATCCTAGTATTTTACCTCCTCTTTTTTATGGGAGTTATCAAGAATTTGGATACTTATTTGAAGGAAAAACTTCAGAAGAAACTGAACCAAGAACAGACCTTGCGCTACAGAGATATGGAACGATATAATCTGCATATAGAGGAACTATACAAGGAAGTTCGGAGTTTTCGCCATGACTACACCAATCTTTTGACCAGCTTACGTCTGGTCATTGAGGAAGAGGATATGGAGCAGATAAAAGAGGTTTACGACTCTGTTTTAAAGGATTCCAGTCAGAAATTGCAGGACAATAAATATGACCTGGGCAGATTGGTAAATATTCGTGATAAAGCCCTCAAAAGTCTTCTAGCAGGGAAATTTCTAAAAGCCAGAGAAAAGGATATTGTCTTTAATGTCGAAGTTCCAGAGGAGATTCAGGTCGAGGGGATGAGCCTACTTGATTTTCTAACCATTGTGTCTATCCTTTGTGATAATGCCATTGAAGCTAGTGCAGAGGCTACTCAACCTCATGTTTCAATTGCCTTTTTAAAAAATGGGACACAGGAAACCTTTATCATAGAGAATTCCATCAAAGAGGAGGTCATCGATCTTTCTGAAATCTTCTCCTTTGGAGCAAGTTCTAAAGGGGAGGAGAGAGGAGTTGGTCTTTATACTGTCATTAAGATTGTTGAAAGTCATCCTAATACCAGTCTAAATACCACCTGTCAAAATCAAGTCTTTCGTCAGGTGCTTACTGTGATACCTACAGAATGA
- a CDS encoding HIT family protein — translation MSDCIFCKIIAGEIPASKVYEDEQVLAFLDISQVTPGHTLVVPKEHYRNLLEMDATSANRLFAQVPKVAQKVMKATKAAGMNIIANCEEVAGQTVFHTHVHLVPRYSSDDDLKIDFIAHEPDFDKLAQVAETIKNA, via the coding sequence ATGTCAGATTGCATTTTTTGTAAAATCATCGCAGGGGAAATTCCTGCTTCAAAAGTATATGAAGATGAGCAGGTTCTTGCCTTTCTTGATATCTCTCAAGTGACACCAGGACACACCTTGGTCGTGCCAAAGGAACACTATCGCAATCTTTTGGAAATGGACGCTACCAGCGCCAACCGACTCTTTGCCCAAGTACCAAAAGTGGCTCAAAAAGTCATGAAAGCTACCAAGGCTGCTGGCATGAATATCATTGCCAACTGTGAAGAAGTCGCTGGTCAAACCGTCTTTCATACCCACGTTCACCTCGTGCCTCGCTACAGTTCAGACGATGACCTCAAGATTGATTTTATCGCCCACGAACCAGACTTTGACAAACTTGCTCAAGTCGCTGAAACCATCAAAAATGCCTAA
- the blpA gene encoding peptide cleavage/export ABC transporter BlpA, whose protein sequence is MTSYKRTFVPQIDARDCGVAALASIAKFYGSDFSLAHLRELAKTNKEGTTALGIVKAANKMGFETRPVQADKTLFDMSDVPYPFIVHVNKEGKLQHYYVVYQTKKDYLIIGDPDPSVKITKMSKERFFSEWTGVAIFLAPKPSYQPHKDKKNGLLSFLPLIFKQKSLIAYIVLSSLLVTIINIGGSYYLQGILDEYIPNQMKSTLGIISVGLVITYILQQVMGFSRDYLLTVLSQRLSIDVILSYIRHIFELPMSFFATRRTGEIISRFTDANSIIDALASTILSLFLDVSILILVGGVLLAQNPNLFLLSLISIPIYMFIIFSFMKPFEKMNHDVMQSNSMVSSAIIEDINGIETIKSLTSEENRYQNIDSEFVDYLEKSFKLSKYSILQTSLKQGTKLVLNILILWFGAQLVMSSKISIGQLITFNTLLSYFTTPMENIINLQTKLQSAKVANNRLNEVYLVESEFQTPENPVHSHFLMGDIEFDDLSYKYGFGRDTLTGINLTIKQGDKVSLVGVSGSGKTTLAKMIVNFFEPYKGHISINHQDIKNIDKKVLRRHINYLPQQAYIFNGSILENLTLGGNHMISQEDILKACELAEIRQDIERMPMGYQTQLSDGAGLSGGQKQRIALARALLTKSPVLILDEATSGLDVLTEKKVIDNLMSLTDKTILFVAHRLSIAERTNRVIVLDQGKIIEVGSHQELMQAQGFYHHLFNK, encoded by the coding sequence ATGACTTCTTATAAACGTACATTTGTTCCTCAAATAGATGCTAGAGACTGCGGTGTTGCTGCCTTAGCCTCGATTGCTAAATTCTATGGTTCAGATTTTTCTCTAGCTCACTTGAGAGAACTTGCAAAGACCAATAAAGAAGGGACGACTGCTCTTGGCATTGTAAAAGCCGCAAATAAAATGGGATTTGAAACCAGACCTGTTCAAGCAGATAAAACTCTCTTTGACATGAGTGATGTCCCCTATCCATTTATCGTTCACGTTAACAAAGAAGGAAAACTCCAACATTACTATGTTGTCTATCAAACAAAGAAAGACTATCTGATTATTGGCGATCCCGACCCTTCTGTAAAAATCACCAAAATGTCAAAAGAACGCTTTTTCTCTGAATGGACTGGAGTAGCTATTTTTCTAGCTCCCAAACCTAGCTATCAACCCCATAAAGATAAAAAGAATGGTCTACTAAGCTTCCTTCCTCTGATTTTCAAACAAAAATCTCTTATTGCTTATATTGTTCTCTCAAGCTTATTGGTCACTATTATCAATATCGGTGGTTCTTATTATCTCCAAGGAATCTTGGATGAATACATTCCAAATCAGATGAAATCAACTTTAGGAATCATCTCAGTTGGTCTGGTTATTACCTATATCCTCCAACAAGTCATGGGCTTCTCCAGAGATTATCTCCTAACTGTTCTGAGTCAGAGATTAAGTATTGATGTGATTTTATCCTATATTCGCCATATTTTTGAACTTCCTATGTCTTTCTTTGCGACACGTCGTACAGGAGAAATCATTTCACGGTTCACAGATGCTAACTCTATTATAGATGCCTTGGCTTCTACCATTCTTTCTCTTTTTCTGGATGTTTCTATTCTGATTCTTGTAGGAGGCGTCTTACTGGCACAAAACCCTAATCTCTTCCTTCTTTCTCTTATTTCCATTCCTATATACATGTTCATCATCTTTTCTTTTATGAAGCCTTTCGAAAAAATGAACCATGATGTCATGCAAAGTAATTCTATGGTTAGCTCTGCCATTATCGAAGATATCAACGGGATTGAAACTATAAAGTCGCTGACGAGTGAAGAAAATCGCTATCAAAATATAGACAGTGAATTTGTAGATTATTTGGAAAAATCCTTTAAGCTCAGTAAGTATTCTATTTTACAAACGAGTTTAAAACAGGGAACAAAATTAGTTCTGAATATCCTTATCCTATGGTTTGGCGCTCAATTAGTCATGTCGAGTAAAATTTCTATCGGTCAGCTGATTACCTTTAATACACTTCTTTCTTACTTTACAACTCCTATGGAAAATATTATCAACCTCCAAACCAAACTCCAATCTGCGAAGGTCGCTAATAACCGTTTGAACGAAGTCTATCTAGTCGAATCTGAGTTCCAAACCCCAGAAAACCCTGTTCATTCACATTTTTTGATGGGCGATATTGAATTTGATGACCTTTCTTATAAGTATGGTTTTGGACGAGATACTTTAACAGGTATTAATCTCACGATTAAACAAGGAGATAAGGTTAGCCTAGTTGGAGTTAGTGGTTCTGGTAAAACAACTTTAGCCAAAATGATTGTCAATTTCTTTGAACCTTACAAAGGACATATTTCCATCAATCATCAGGATATTAAAAACATTGATAAAAAAGTCTTGCGCCGTCATATTAATTACCTTCCCCAACAAGCCTATATCTTTAATGGCTCTATTTTGGAAAACTTAACTTTGGGCGGTAATCATATGATTAGCCAAGAAGATATTCTAAAAGCTTGCGAATTAGCTGAAATCCGTCAAGACATTGAAAGAATGCCTATGGGTTATCAAACTCAGCTCTCTGATGGAGCTGGTCTATCAGGAGGACAAAAGCAACGAATCGCTCTCGCTCGTGCTCTTTTAACTAAATCTCCTGTTTTAATACTAGATGAAGCTACTAGCGGTCTTGATGTCTTGACTGAGAAAAAAGTTATAGATAATCTTATGTCCCTAACTGATAAAACCATTCTCTTTGTAGCCCATCGTCTCAGTATAGCCGAACGAACCAACCGTGTCATTGTTCTTGACCAGGGGAAAATCATTGAAGTTGGTAGCCACCAAGAGTTAATGCAGGCGCAAGGTTTCTACCATCATCTATTCAATAAATAA